TATCATAATCTATATCATTGTCGGATGATGTTTCTGTATTAGTTGTGGTGACAGTAGTGTTTGATGAAGTATTTTCTGTAGAATTATCAGCAGTTTCTTCTGTATTTTCATTATTAGTAATTTCTGGTGTATTGACTTTTAGATTGTCTTTTAAGTTCGTCTGAATAGCATAAATTGTTGCTGCTTCTTTTGTCTGAATATATGTTTCAGTACCTGCTGGTAAATCAACGTCTTTACCTTGTACGAATATACCACCAACTATACCGATAGGGCCTAAAACTGCAATGCCGGCTACACTAGCGCCAGCAGCATAAGCTAGATTTTTTATTTCTAATTTAGCTTTATCGCCAAGAAATGTTTTGATATTGGAACCATCAAATGATTGAATTTGTTGGAAATCAACATCTATTTCACCATTTCGACCAAAATTTTGAGCGCCTTTTACTTTAGTTACAACGCCTTCCCCTGGGGAACCAGCAGCAATTATTAATTTGCCATTGTAAACGATATCTTCTGCTGCCTGAAATTTAACAACATCGCCTGCTTTAGTTGTTTCGCTGTTAAGCGGTGTGACGAGTTTTATTTTAATCAAAGTATCAGCAGGTATAGTTGTTGACACGAGTGGGGTTTTTGCATCGGAATTGCCATAAGCAAGCAGTGCTAAATCGTTCATGCGTTTTTGCAAAGTACCAGAAGCCGCTTTACCATAAAGTGTTGTTTCTAATGCCGTTATTCTATCTGTTATAGATTTTATTGAAACGTGTCCACTTAAAAACCATTCAATACCGTTCATTTGAGTTATAGCGGATGGTCGAACACTGTTGTCAAACATCGTAGCGTATAATGTGTTGATACGGTCACTGATAGCAGTATTAGTACCCGATGTTTTACCATAAAAATCATTTTCTAAACGGCTGATGCGAGAGAGAAGAGCACCTGTTTGAGCTTGTCCATATACAGAGCTTTCTACAAGTTGTAATTTAGATTGAAGTGTAGAAGCATCTGGTAATGTGTAATCATAAGCTGGTTGTGTGGTATTAGTTGTGTTTAATGTTTCGGCAAAAACTGCTGAAGATGAAGTTAATAGCAAAGATAAACACAATCCAGTGGAAATAACTTTTTTAAATGACATACTAACCCTCTTTTCTTTATGAAATTAAGTTAATCGTTATAAGATTGATACTATTTTACCATATCTGAGTATAGATATGTATTATGATTTACATAATTGCATTTGACGGTTGACGAAGTAAACAGGTTTTAAATTATATTGTTCCATAAAATCAGCAGCTTCGTGAATTTTAAAGCCGACATTTTCTTTTGTATGAGCATCGGAGCCAATAGATACGTATTTTCCACCGAGTGCAGCATATCGTTCATATAATTTTAATAATAATTTTATATTATTGATATTATCAAATCGTCTAGTATTTAATTCTGGTACTATGCCTTTATCGAGAACGGTTTTCCAGACGATATCGACTGCTTCACCAAATTCGTCAAGGGTGATATCAGCAGGTGAATACGGTGCATAACGACAGATATAATCGATATGACCTAAAATATTAGCAAAATCATGCTGAGCTATAAGTTTAGCCATTGCAGAAAGATAATTTATATAAGTCGTTTGTTTATCTTGTTTATAGCAGGATTTATAATATAAATCTTCTCCATCTAAAAGATGAATAGAACAGATTATTTGGTCAAATGGAGCTTTTTCTATAAATTTTTTGCTAGGAATGAGTGTATGTTCTTGCATACCCACTTCAACGCCTAGATATAATTTATCACTGCGATATGGTAGATATTCATTCATGTATTTTATAGGGTCAAATTCAAATAAATCCTCACCAGGATAATCAAAATCAAGGTGTTCTGTGATGATGAGCCCTATATTTTGTTTTTCTGCACTGTTTATAGCATCAGTTAAAAGCATATCAGAGTCAGCTGAAAATTTTGTGTGAAGATGTGTATCAAAAAGCATAATATCACCTTATTTTTGCAGTGCCAAAGTTAATGCTTTAGATAATTGGTCAGGGCAAGAAGTTGGGCGTATGCCACAATGAATGCCACTGCATTTATTAATTACTGTTTGAGCATCTTGACCTTCAACGAGATGGCTGATACCTTGAAGATTGCCATTGCAACCACCGATAAATTCTAGATTATGGATATGATTTTGTTCATCTAAGCTGAAATTTATTTGTTGAGAGCAAGTTCCTGAAGTTGTATAGGAAAAATTTTTCATAATATAATCACTTTCCTTTTTTAGTTTATAATTATGTATTATAGGCTGGAAAAATGTATTTTGTAAATAAATTTCTTGATATTTGAAACAAAATACTGCAAACTATATAAGTATATTAAATTAAAATGAATAATAAATTATAGAGGTGTGATAAATGAGAGTTGCTATGATTGGAACAGGTTACGTAGGCTTAGTTACTGGTACTTGTTTTGCAGCTACAGGTAATAATGTTATTTGTGTAGATGTAGTTAAAGAAAAAATTGATAATTTAAATAAAGGGATTATACCAATTTTTGAACCTGGATTGGACAAAATGGTAAAATCTGCTCAAGAACGAGGAAATTTAAGTTTTACAACAGATATAAAAGAAGCTTTACAAAAAAGTGATATATGTTTTATTGCTGTTGGTACACCAATGGGAGAAGATGGTAGTGCTGATTTACAATATGTAATAAATGCTGCACGTGAAATAGGTAAATACATGGTGCATGATATGTATATAGTCGATAAATCAACAGTTCCAGTGGGAACAGGTGATTTAGTTCGCAGTGTTGTTCAAGAAGAACTTGCAAAACGTGATAGTGATTTATATTTTGATGTTATTTCTAATCCAGAATTTTTAAAAGAAGGCAATGCTTGTCAAGATTTTATGCATCCAGATAGAGTTGTTATTGGTTCAGAAAATCCTAAATCTATTGAAGTAATGCAAGAATTATATGAACCATTTATTCGCTCTAGTGAATTTTTTGTAACAATGGATATAAAAAGTGCTGAGCTTACAAAGTACGCAGCAAATGCTATGTTAGCTACAAAAATTTCTTTTATTAATGAAATTGCTAATATCAGTGAAAAAGTTGGAGCAAATATCAATAAAGTAAGACGTGGTATTGCTAGTGATTCAAGAATTGGTTATAGCTTTTTAAATCCTGGTTGTGGCTATGGTGGCAGTTGTTTTCCAAAAGATGTCAAAGCGCTTATAAAAACAAGCCGTCAGTATAATTATGAACCAGAATTATTATCTTCTGTAGAAAATGTAAATGCTCGCCAGAAAATGGTACTTGTAAATAAAGTCGTTGATGTTTTTGGTGAAGATTTAAAAGGTAAAACTTTTGCTGTATGGGGATTGGCTTTTAAACCAGGTACGGATGATATGCGTGAAGCACCAGCTATTCGTTTGATTGAAGAATTGACAAAACGCGGTGCATTTATCAGAGCATATGACCCGCAAGCTATGAAGACAGCAAAGAATTTTTATTTAAAAGATATTGATAATATCATGTATATAAAAAATAAATACGATGCACTTGATGATGTCGATGCTTTAATCGTTGTAACGGAATGGAAAGAATTCCAAAGTCCAGACTTTATGGAAATTGCAGACCGAATGAAAGGCGATATTATTTTTGATGGCAGAAATATTTATAAAGCAAAAACAGTAATCAATCATAATCTAAAATATTATCAAATTGGTGCATAAAAGAAAAATATGGTAAAATAAAAACAGCAGCTAATTTTTATGATTAGCTGCTGTTTATTTCTTATTTAGGAGTATTTACGATTAAAGCAGTGAATTCAAGATTTTCTGTAGGAGAAGTATTTTCAATGCCGTGACCTTCGCCATCAGGGCAGAAAACAACGTCGCCTGCTTTGACTTCGACCATAGTGCCGTTATCGCTATAAAGACCAGTGCCTTTTGTGATATAATAAGCTTCGCCGTTACCGTGATGTTCATGATAGCCTAAAGAGCAATTAACTTCTAATGTGACATGAGCAAACATACCGCATTGATTTTGTAATTGGTCTTGTGATAAAAGATGTTCGATGATGATGTGGCCTTTGCCACCATTTGCTTTTTCTTTGCGAACAATTTGGTGTTCAGATAAAATCATTGATAAAGCCTCCCTGTGCTATAATATACTAATAATATTTTACCATAAATTTTTAAATATTGTGCTGTGCAATATAATACTTTGTAGCTATTTGAGCTATAATTTTAAAAATGAGAAAGGATTTTTATGATTGAGTTTTTGAAATTTGGAGCAAGCTGGGTATTGCCACCTGGAATATTCTTTTTAATGTTTTTATTTTTGGCATATTGTTGTAAAAAAAGACGACAAACTCGTCTGGCGATAGCAATAACCTTTGTAACATTTTTATTTTATCTTGCCTCGACTTCATATGTTGGCGGTATGCTCATTGGCAGTTTAGAAGATAAATATGACCCACCGGAAAATTTGCCTAGTGCAGATATAATTGTAGTTTTAGGGGGCGGAGCGACGAGCGATACAAAAGATGTTGTTGGCACGGGTACATTATGTAGTATTCCTGCAAATAGACTTTTAACTGCTGTTCGTTTGCAAAAAAAATTAGGTATACCAATTCTTGTTTCTGGTGGTCAAATACATGCAGATAGTGGCAAAGAAGCTGATATTGCACGGCGTATTTTAAAAGAACTTGGTGTATCAGAAGATATGATATTGTTGGAAAATAAAAGCTTAAACACAACACAAAATGCACAGTATTCATATAATCTATTAAAATCGAGAGGATATAGTAAACCACTTGTTGTAACATCGGCTTTTCATATGGAAAGAACGGTAGCTAATTTTAAAAAAATGGGTGTGGAAATAGTACCTTATCCATGTGATTATATGGTAAATAAAGAACAGGTTTTTCATTACAATAAATTAGCACCATCGTCACAAGCTTTAGAATTTACGGCTTTATATTTTCAAGAAAATTTGCGTACATTTGTCACGAAATACATTGAATGATTTTATAGACAATAAATTTATTGTGATTTAAAATTTACTTAGAGATAAATTTATATAGGCAAATGAGGTGATTTCTATGGTAAAAGATTTGACTACAGGAAGTCCGGCAAAATTAATTTTAATGTTTACATTACCGCTGATTGTAGGAAATATTTTCCAACAGCTGTATTTGCTTAGTGATACATTAATTGTAGGTCGTTTTTTAGGTGTGCGTGCATTGGCGGCCATTGGTTGTAGCGGTTGTTTGATGTTTTTAATGATAGGATTTGTAATTGGTTTTACTGGTGGTTTAACCATTTGTACAGGTCAGAGATTTGGTGCAAAAGATATAGAAGGTATGCGCAAGAGCGCAGCGGCTTGTACCGTTTTAAGTTTAACCATTGCGATTATTGCTACAATTATTGGACTATTTATAGCTAGACCGATGTTAATGTTTTTGCAGACTCCAGCTGAAGTTTTAGACATGGCAACTGTATTTTTAAGCATAATATTTTTAGGGATATTTGCTACAATGCTATTTAATACTTCTTCAAATTTAATTCGTGCTTTAGGTGATAGTAAAACACCTCTTTATTTTTTAATTTTGGGCTGTGTTTTAAATATTATTTTAGAAATTACATTTATTGGCGTATTTAATTGGGGTATTGCTGGTGCTGGTTTTGCAACGGTATTGGCACAATTTATAAATGGCAGTGGTTGTGTCATATACATTAAAAAGAAAATTCCTGAATTACATTTTAAATGGTCGGATTTGAAGATTTCTCGCCAAGTTGCTTGGCAACATTTGCGTGTGGGTTTGCCAATGGGGTTTCAATCATCTATAATAGCTATTGGCGCAATTATTTTACAAGTGCCACTCAATAATTTAGGTGAAATAGCAGTAGCAGCTTATGCAGCTGCACAAAAAATAGATATGATTGCCATGATGCCTTTAATGTCATTTGGTATGGCAATGGCTGCTTATACTGCACAAAATTATGGAGCTGGAAAATTCGATAGAATAAAAAGTGGCGTTAATAAATGTATATTAATGTCAGGTGGTTTCAGTATTTTTATCGGTATATTTAATATTCTTATGGGACCTGAAATGATAGAAATTTTCGTAGGCGAAGGACAACAACAAGTTGTGGATTATGGTCATATTTACTTAATTGTAAATGGTTCATGTTACTTAATTTTATCTTTGTTGTTTATTTATCGTTTTACTCTTCAAGGTTTAGGTCAAAGTCTTATACCGACATTTGCTGGAATTATGGAACTTATTATGAGAGCAATGGCTGGATTGTTCTTAGTTGGACAGTTTGGCTATATTGGAGCTTGCTGGGCTAATCCGATGGCTTGGATAGGTTCATGTGTACCTCTCATGATAACTTTTTATATAACACGTAAATCGTTATTGAAAAAAGTTGCCTTGCAAAATATAGCTAAAATATAGAAATTTGATTTCTATATTATAGAAAAATTTTATAATTTTTCTGTATTTTGGACAAAGGAAAAAGAAATATCAATAGCGAATTATAGTATATAATATTATTTTATTTTTCGTAGAGGTGGAGAATATGGAATTAAAATCAACAGCATTTAAAGCTTATGACATTCGTGGTAAAGTACCGGAAGAAGTTAATGAAGAATTAGCGTATAGAATTGGACGTGTATTCCCTACTTTGTTCAATGCAAAAAGAGTAGCAGTTGGCCATGATATCAGACTTTCTGGTCCAGCTATTCAAAGAGC
The window above is part of the Megamonas hypermegale genome. Proteins encoded here:
- a CDS encoding YdcF family protein, with product MIEFLKFGASWVLPPGIFFLMFLFLAYCCKKRRQTRLAIAITFVTFLFYLASTSYVGGMLIGSLEDKYDPPENLPSADIIVVLGGGATSDTKDVVGTGTLCSIPANRLLTAVRLQKKLGIPILVSGGQIHADSGKEADIARRILKELGVSEDMILLENKSLNTTQNAQYSYNLLKSRGYSKPLVVTSAFHMERTVANFKKMGVEIVPYPCDYMVNKEQVFHYNKLAPSSQALEFTALYFQENLRTFVTKYIE
- a CDS encoding histidinol-phosphatase HisJ family protein: MLFDTHLHTKFSADSDMLLTDAINSAEKQNIGLIITEHLDFDYPGEDLFEFDPIKYMNEYLPYRSDKLYLGVEVGMQEHTLIPSKKFIEKAPFDQIICSIHLLDGEDLYYKSCYKQDKQTTYINYLSAMAKLIAQHDFANILGHIDYICRYAPYSPADITLDEFGEAVDIVWKTVLDKGIVPELNTRRFDNINNIKLLLKLYERYAALGGKYVSIGSDAHTKENVGFKIHEAADFMEQYNLKPVYFVNRQMQLCKS
- a CDS encoding MATE family efflux transporter; the encoded protein is MVKDLTTGSPAKLILMFTLPLIVGNIFQQLYLLSDTLIVGRFLGVRALAAIGCSGCLMFLMIGFVIGFTGGLTICTGQRFGAKDIEGMRKSAAACTVLSLTIAIIATIIGLFIARPMLMFLQTPAEVLDMATVFLSIIFLGIFATMLFNTSSNLIRALGDSKTPLYFLILGCVLNIILEITFIGVFNWGIAGAGFATVLAQFINGSGCVIYIKKKIPELHFKWSDLKISRQVAWQHLRVGLPMGFQSSIIAIGAIILQVPLNNLGEIAVAAYAAAQKIDMIAMMPLMSFGMAMAAYTAQNYGAGKFDRIKSGVNKCILMSGGFSIFIGIFNILMGPEMIEIFVGEGQQQVVDYGHIYLIVNGSCYLILSLLFIYRFTLQGLGQSLIPTFAGIMELIMRAMAGLFLVGQFGYIGACWANPMAWIGSCVPLMITFYITRKSLLKKVALQNIAKI
- a CDS encoding TIGR03905 family TSCPD domain-containing protein — translated: MKNFSYTTSGTCSQQINFSLDEQNHIHNLEFIGGCNGNLQGISHLVEGQDAQTVINKCSGIHCGIRPTSCPDQLSKALTLALQK
- a CDS encoding UDP-glucose dehydrogenase family protein, encoding MRVAMIGTGYVGLVTGTCFAATGNNVICVDVVKEKIDNLNKGIIPIFEPGLDKMVKSAQERGNLSFTTDIKEALQKSDICFIAVGTPMGEDGSADLQYVINAAREIGKYMVHDMYIVDKSTVPVGTGDLVRSVVQEELAKRDSDLYFDVISNPEFLKEGNACQDFMHPDRVVIGSENPKSIEVMQELYEPFIRSSEFFVTMDIKSAELTKYAANAMLATKISFINEIANISEKVGANINKVRRGIASDSRIGYSFLNPGCGYGGSCFPKDVKALIKTSRQYNYEPELLSSVENVNARQKMVLVNKVVDVFGEDLKGKTFAVWGLAFKPGTDDMREAPAIRLIEELTKRGAFIRAYDPQAMKTAKNFYLKDIDNIMYIKNKYDALDDVDALIVVTEWKEFQSPDFMEIADRMKGDIIFDGRNIYKAKTVINHNLKYYQIGA
- a CDS encoding cupin domain-containing protein codes for the protein MILSEHQIVRKEKANGGKGHIIIEHLLSQDQLQNQCGMFAHVTLEVNCSLGYHEHHGNGEAYYITKGTGLYSDNGTMVEVKAGDVVFCPDGEGHGIENTSPTENLEFTALIVNTPK